The Agromyces mariniharenae genome includes a window with the following:
- a CDS encoding universal stress protein — MTYVVGYGPHNNDRSAIELACQLARSVPGDVRAISVVPQGWGTPAAGGTDREFEAWAAGEGELSAAEARDDLAQHPTIEGSAVWVSDRSVPHALLEEAARSDAWMLVVGSSSDAEPGRIRLSSKTDRLVHSSPVPVAIAPRSYRTDRPVTRVTVGFRDDDASWSLLARVADICHRASAHLRVATFVVAPPRRPVTARSSHTETQVIDLWKAQAANAQREAKTYLDSQGFDESSLEFAIAEGPDWARAIRMLDWEDGDILAIGSSATHPVARVFLGSSATKIIRYAPVPVVAVPGAATEGRA; from the coding sequence GTGACCTACGTCGTCGGGTACGGGCCGCACAACAACGATCGCAGCGCGATCGAGCTCGCATGTCAGCTCGCCCGCTCGGTGCCCGGCGACGTGCGCGCGATCTCCGTGGTTCCGCAGGGATGGGGAACACCGGCGGCGGGTGGAACCGACCGCGAGTTCGAGGCGTGGGCCGCAGGAGAGGGCGAGCTCAGCGCCGCCGAGGCGCGCGACGATCTGGCTCAACACCCGACCATCGAAGGCTCCGCCGTCTGGGTGAGCGACCGATCGGTACCACACGCCCTGCTGGAGGAGGCGGCCCGGTCCGATGCCTGGATGCTCGTCGTCGGCTCCAGCAGCGACGCCGAACCCGGCCGCATCCGACTCAGTTCCAAGACCGACCGTCTGGTGCACTCGTCACCCGTCCCGGTGGCGATCGCTCCTCGCAGCTACCGCACCGATCGCCCCGTGACTCGGGTGACCGTGGGATTCCGCGACGATGACGCGAGTTGGTCCCTGCTGGCCCGCGTCGCCGACATCTGCCATCGGGCTTCGGCACACCTCCGCGTGGCCACGTTCGTCGTCGCACCACCGCGCCGACCGGTCACGGCCCGTTCGAGTCACACCGAGACCCAGGTGATCGACCTGTGGAAGGCCCAGGCCGCGAATGCCCAGCGCGAGGCGAAGACGTACCTCGACTCGCAGGGGTTCGACGAGTCCTCGCTCGAGTTCGCGATCGCCGAGGGGCCCGACTGGGCGCGGGCGATCAGGATGCTCGACTGGGAGGACGGCGACATCCTCGCCATCGGCTCGTCGGCGACGCATCCGGTGGCTCGTGTGTTCCTCGGATCGAGCGCGACCAAGATCATCCGGTACGCGCCCGTACCTGTGGTCGCGGTCCCCGGCGCGGCGACGGAAGGCCGAGCATGA
- a CDS encoding NAD-glutamate dehydrogenase, with product MTAAALAEQLRRVLPTDSFESREPRDVTGALTALTALADDRRPGEARVAVYTPTLTENGWTSRRTIVQICTDDSPFLVDSVTAAIADAGLTVHLLLHPILSAGRDAEGRLLAIGTDDGPRESWMHIETDRIPTGEQRAALQARIGSVLADVRAAVDGWSAMRRTCLGIVAELRTSPPIGVAAEAVASTVEFLTWLADDHFTFLGYREYALDVVDGEDVLSPIPGSGLGILRDAPIRVAHLRPEARATARAPRLLTITKANSRATVHRAVYLDYVGVRTFDEVGNVTGERRLIGLFTSTAYASSVLMLPVIAAKVSAVLEASGHAPGSHSAKNLLQILEDYPRDELFQDSPEHLLDVTTQVSKLQERRGSQVFVRSDEFGRFVSALVFMPRDRYNTPVRLRVESLLTEAYGAEFIEHTAKVGDSPLAQLHCTLRMPRGVDIPPVDVAELNAGLEAAIRTWDSEFVDALHRVHDEEVAAGLFTRYGAAFPESYKDSTTPDEAVADVGRIERLDDSGGIAVHLYAAGDDPHLRFLRVVSTASRPLTEVLPMLTALGVQVIDDRPQDVTLMDGSTRHISDFALSLHDAEMWGDDARAAAFERAFLAIWSGAAEGDRLNSLVLQAGVDWRDVVILRAIGAYLRQIGSAFSMEYIDQALTANPTLAAGLVRVFGARFDPDRADGGTGYEQVRDELLRALDDVPSLDHDRILRAFVGTIDATVRTNFYQRDVEGLPKSWVSMKLESKRVPNLPKPQPMAEIWVYSPEVEGVHLRFGRVARGGLRWSDRREDFRTEVLGLVKAQMVKNAVIVPTGSKGGFVGKRLPDPAVDRSAWFEAGTSAYRLFIRGLLDITDNRTAAGIVPPQRVVRHDGDDPYLVVAADKGTATFSDIANGVSQEYDFWLDDAFASGGSAGYDHKAMGITARGAWESVKRHFRELGLDTQAEDFTVVGIGDMSGDVFGNGMLLSEHIRLVAAFDHRHVFVDPEPDSAASFGERTRLFHLPGSSWADYDAALISTGGGVFPLSAKSIPVSPQMRAALGLDDRVEALTPNELKRAVLLAPVDLLWNGGIGTYVKASTETNAEIGDRANDAIRVDGVQLRARVVGEGGNLGASQRGRIEAARAGRQINTDAIDNSAGVGISDREVNIKILLGEVIRAGDLTIDDRNALLVSMTDEVAAQVLRDNYEQNVLLGNSRANAAVMLPVHERLMEALEARGELDREIEFLPDRTDVAERIQRGDGLSRPEFAVMVAYAKLALKSDLAATDLADDPWFGGTLAEYFPTELRERFSAYLDRHPLRREIIINAVANSMVNRGGITFADRAAAETGATTEQIARAYVAAREIFDLRGFVVAVEATDTLVDTSTQSTLYLDFRRLLDRAARWFVQRRSDRVDIGAEITRFAGPVAILSDRLAEFFRGEEADQFANRKAALHAAGVPEDLAHRGARLLEALRLLDVVELAQARGWDLGEVARTYFLLSGEIRFDDLLTSVSGLPQEGRWQSMARASLRDDLYAVLVELTASVLSHAGDVELEQRFARWLEGGGIPAKRAVDALAAASTVTDPDIAVLSVALRQLRSLVR from the coding sequence ATGACCGCCGCGGCGCTGGCCGAGCAGCTTCGGCGCGTGCTCCCGACGGACAGCTTCGAAAGCCGGGAGCCACGCGACGTCACGGGGGCGCTCACCGCGCTGACGGCACTCGCGGACGACCGGCGTCCCGGCGAGGCTCGCGTAGCCGTGTACACGCCGACACTCACCGAGAACGGGTGGACGTCGCGCCGCACGATCGTGCAGATCTGCACCGACGACTCACCCTTCCTCGTGGACTCGGTCACCGCGGCCATCGCCGACGCGGGCCTCACCGTCCACCTGCTCCTGCATCCGATCCTCTCGGCCGGCCGCGACGCCGAGGGGCGCCTTCTGGCGATCGGCACCGACGACGGCCCGCGCGAGTCGTGGATGCACATCGAGACGGACCGCATCCCGACGGGCGAGCAGCGCGCGGCGCTGCAGGCGCGCATCGGGTCCGTACTCGCCGACGTGCGCGCAGCGGTGGACGGCTGGAGCGCCATGCGGCGCACCTGTCTCGGCATCGTCGCCGAACTGCGCACCTCCCCTCCGATCGGGGTGGCGGCGGAAGCGGTCGCCAGCACCGTCGAGTTCCTCACCTGGCTCGCCGACGACCACTTCACCTTCCTCGGCTATCGCGAGTACGCGCTCGACGTGGTCGACGGCGAGGATGTGCTGTCTCCCATCCCGGGCAGCGGACTCGGCATCCTCCGCGATGCGCCCATCCGGGTCGCGCATCTCCGACCCGAAGCCCGGGCGACAGCGCGAGCCCCCCGGCTGCTCACCATCACGAAGGCGAACTCCCGCGCGACGGTGCATCGGGCGGTGTACCTCGACTACGTGGGAGTGCGCACGTTCGACGAGGTCGGAAACGTCACCGGCGAGCGTCGCCTCATCGGGCTGTTCACCTCGACGGCCTACGCATCGTCCGTCCTGATGCTCCCCGTCATCGCGGCCAAGGTGAGCGCCGTGCTGGAGGCTTCCGGACACGCGCCCGGTTCGCACTCCGCGAAGAACCTGCTGCAGATCCTCGAGGACTACCCGCGTGACGAGCTGTTCCAGGACTCGCCCGAACACCTGCTCGACGTCACGACGCAGGTCAGCAAGCTCCAGGAGCGGCGGGGTTCACAGGTGTTCGTCCGCAGTGACGAGTTCGGCCGCTTCGTATCGGCACTCGTGTTCATGCCGCGCGATCGGTACAACACGCCCGTCCGACTGCGCGTGGAGTCCCTGCTCACCGAGGCCTATGGCGCCGAGTTCATCGAGCACACCGCGAAGGTCGGGGATTCGCCGCTGGCCCAATTGCACTGCACGCTGCGGATGCCGCGGGGCGTCGACATCCCTCCGGTCGATGTCGCGGAGCTCAACGCCGGCCTCGAAGCCGCGATCCGCACGTGGGACTCCGAGTTCGTCGACGCCCTGCACCGCGTGCACGACGAAGAGGTGGCTGCAGGGCTGTTCACCCGATACGGCGCCGCGTTCCCGGAGTCGTACAAGGACTCCACGACACCTGACGAGGCGGTCGCCGATGTCGGCCGCATCGAGCGGCTGGACGACTCCGGCGGAATCGCGGTGCACCTGTACGCGGCGGGCGACGATCCCCACCTGCGGTTCCTCAGGGTCGTGAGCACCGCCTCGCGGCCGCTCACGGAGGTGCTGCCGATGCTCACCGCGCTCGGCGTCCAGGTGATCGACGATCGCCCCCAGGATGTGACCCTCATGGACGGCTCGACGAGGCACATCTCCGACTTCGCCCTGAGCCTGCATGACGCCGAGATGTGGGGCGACGACGCCCGTGCAGCGGCGTTCGAGCGGGCATTCCTCGCGATCTGGTCGGGCGCCGCCGAGGGTGACCGCCTCAACTCGCTCGTCCTGCAGGCGGGCGTGGACTGGCGTGACGTCGTCATCCTGCGTGCGATCGGCGCCTACCTGCGACAGATCGGCTCCGCCTTCTCGATGGAGTACATCGACCAGGCGCTCACCGCGAACCCGACGCTCGCGGCGGGCCTCGTCCGCGTGTTCGGGGCCAGGTTCGACCCCGACAGGGCCGACGGCGGCACCGGCTACGAGCAGGTCCGCGACGAGCTGCTGCGCGCGCTGGACGATGTCCCCAGCCTCGACCACGACCGCATCCTCCGCGCCTTCGTCGGCACGATCGATGCGACGGTGCGCACGAACTTCTACCAGCGCGACGTCGAGGGCCTCCCCAAGTCGTGGGTGTCGATGAAGCTCGAGAGCAAGCGCGTCCCGAACCTGCCCAAACCGCAGCCCATGGCTGAGATCTGGGTCTACTCGCCCGAGGTCGAGGGTGTGCATCTGCGCTTCGGGAGGGTCGCCCGCGGGGGCCTGCGGTGGAGCGACCGACGCGAGGACTTCCGCACCGAAGTGCTCGGGCTCGTCAAGGCGCAGATGGTGAAGAACGCCGTGATCGTGCCGACGGGCTCGAAGGGCGGTTTCGTCGGCAAGCGGCTGCCCGACCCCGCGGTCGACCGGAGCGCCTGGTTCGAAGCCGGCACGTCCGCGTACCGCCTGTTCATCCGCGGGCTCCTCGACATCACCGACAACCGCACTGCCGCGGGGATCGTGCCGCCGCAGCGAGTCGTGCGCCACGACGGCGACGACCCGTACCTCGTGGTCGCCGCCGACAAGGGGACCGCAACGTTCTCCGACATCGCGAACGGCGTGTCGCAGGAGTACGACTTCTGGCTCGACGACGCGTTCGCCTCGGGCGGGTCGGCCGGCTACGACCACAAGGCCATGGGGATCACCGCACGCGGAGCGTGGGAGTCGGTGAAGCGGCACTTCCGCGAACTCGGCCTCGACACGCAGGCCGAGGACTTCACGGTCGTCGGCATCGGCGACATGTCGGGCGACGTGTTCGGAAACGGGATGCTGCTCTCGGAGCACATCCGACTCGTCGCCGCCTTCGACCACCGTCATGTGTTCGTCGACCCGGAGCCCGACTCCGCCGCCTCCTTCGGAGAGCGCACGCGCCTGTTCCACCTGCCGGGGTCGTCGTGGGCCGACTACGACGCGGCGCTCATCTCCACGGGCGGTGGAGTGTTCCCGCTCAGCGCGAAGTCGATCCCGGTGTCGCCGCAGATGCGCGCGGCGCTCGGGCTCGACGACCGGGTGGAGGCGCTCACGCCGAACGAGCTGAAGCGGGCCGTGCTCCTGGCCCCGGTCGACCTGCTGTGGAACGGCGGCATCGGCACGTACGTCAAGGCCTCGACCGAGACCAATGCCGAGATCGGCGACCGGGCGAACGACGCGATCAGGGTCGATGGCGTCCAGCTGCGCGCTCGCGTGGTCGGCGAGGGCGGCAACCTCGGGGCGAGTCAGCGCGGACGCATCGAAGCGGCGCGCGCCGGCAGGCAGATCAACACCGATGCCATCGACAACTCCGCCGGCGTGGGCATCTCGGACCGCGAGGTGAACATCAAGATCCTCCTCGGCGAGGTCATCCGCGCTGGCGACCTGACGATCGACGACCGCAACGCCCTGCTGGTGTCGATGACCGACGAGGTGGCCGCGCAGGTGCTGCGCGACAACTACGAGCAGAACGTGCTGCTCGGAAACTCCCGTGCGAACGCGGCCGTCATGCTGCCCGTGCACGAACGGCTGATGGAGGCCCTCGAGGCGCGCGGGGAGTTGGATCGCGAGATCGAGTTCCTGCCCGACCGCACCGACGTCGCCGAGCGCATCCAGCGGGGCGACGGGCTGAGCCGCCCGGAGTTCGCGGTCATGGTCGCGTATGCGAAGCTCGCGCTCAAGTCCGACCTCGCCGCGACCGACCTCGCCGACGATCCGTGGTTCGGCGGGACGCTCGCCGAGTACTTCCCGACCGAGCTGCGGGAGCGCTTCTCGGCGTACCTCGACCGGCATCCGCTGCGCCGGGAGATCATCATCAACGCGGTCGCGAACTCGATGGTCAACCGCGGCGGGATCACGTTCGCCGACCGCGCCGCCGCCGAGACTGGGGCCACCACCGAGCAGATCGCCCGGGCGTACGTCGCTGCTCGCGAGATCTTCGACCTGCGCGGATTCGTGGTCGCGGTCGAGGCCACCGACACCCTCGTCGACACGAGCACGCAGTCCACGCTGTACCTCGACTTCCGGCGATTGCTCGATCGGGCCGCCCGGTGGTTCGTGCAGCGCCGGTCCGACCGGGTGGACATCGGGGCCGAGATCACGAGGTTCGCGGGTCCGGTCGCGATCCTCTCGGACCGGCTCGCCGAGTTCTTCCGCGGTGAGGAGGCCGACCAGTTCGCGAACCGCAAGGCTGCGCTGCATGCCGCTGGGGTTCCCGAGGACCTGGCGCACCGCGGAGCGCGCCTGCTCGAGGCGCTGCGCCTGCTCGATGTCGTCGAGCTCGCGCAGGCTCGAGGGTGGGACCTGGGCGAGGTCGCTCGCACCTACTTCCTGCTCTCGGGCGAGATCCGGTTCGACGACCTGCTGACCAGCGTCTCGGGGCTTCCGCAGGAGGGCCGCTGGCAGTCGATGGCGCGCGCTTCGCTGCGCGATGACCTCTACGCCGTGCTCGTCGAGCTCACCGCCTCGGTGTTGTCGCACGCGGGTGACGTGGAGCTCGAGCAGAGGTTCGCACGGTGGCTCGAGGGGGGAGGCATCCCCGCGAAGCGCGCGGTCGATGCCCTCGCCGCGGCGAGCACCGTGACGGACCCCGACATCGCCGTGCTGTCGGTCGCCCTCCGACAGTTGCGATCGCTGGTCCGTTGA
- a CDS encoding dihydrofolate reductase family protein, with translation MRPIRYSINVTLDGCVHHEAGLPPDEESMRYWTAEMERADAQLFGRVTYEMMESAWRRPATGAWPDWMRAWEIPFAEAIDRTKKYVVSSTLSGVDWNAELVRGDLGQAVQRLKQEPGEGLSVGGVTLPLALADLGLIDEYVFVVQPVLAGHGPTLLAGLRERMQLELVDRHEFRSGVVAQRYRPSGATA, from the coding sequence ATGAGACCAATTCGATACTCGATCAACGTCACACTCGATGGCTGCGTCCATCACGAGGCAGGGCTTCCCCCTGACGAGGAGTCGATGCGCTACTGGACCGCTGAGATGGAGCGAGCCGATGCCCAGCTCTTCGGCCGGGTGACCTACGAGATGATGGAGTCGGCGTGGCGACGGCCGGCCACGGGCGCGTGGCCCGACTGGATGCGTGCGTGGGAGATCCCGTTCGCCGAGGCCATCGACCGGACGAAGAAGTACGTCGTGTCGAGCACGCTGAGCGGGGTCGATTGGAATGCCGAGCTGGTGCGAGGCGACCTGGGGCAAGCGGTTCAGCGGCTCAAGCAGGAGCCGGGCGAGGGCCTGTCCGTGGGTGGCGTGACGCTCCCCCTGGCCTTGGCGGATCTGGGACTGATCGACGAGTACGTGTTCGTCGTGCAGCCGGTGCTCGCCGGACACGGGCCGACCTTGCTCGCCGGTCTGCGCGAGCGCATGCAGCTCGAGCTCGTGGATCGCCATGAGTTCCGCTCGGGGGTGGTCGCCCAGCGTTACCGGCCCTCGGGAGCAACCGCGTGA
- a CDS encoding alpha-mannosidase has product MLEVLATLPGLADKHPFHGRRLRAIRSRVYRRIVDLRAEVVRSPEPIPFADLDRSAFAPMRAGARFGRPLECAWLHITGDVPAETADPVVMLGIRGEGLVYSSDGAMLDSISTVWTQGDLPHSGGKFRPVPHADLSAGLVDLYADVAFNGFLFLGVGRGVYFGAHLAERDDDAFGLYYDYLALFVLAVSTDDSRLAADLHAALGGAYSRFAEGDTRAARARLAEELSKPSTSAFTYSAVGHGHLDMAWVWPIRETKRKAARTFLKALDSIDRYDDFIYGTSQPQQLQWTNERHPELFERLKDAVRKGRIELQGSFWVEPDTNLPSGESLIRQALVGRRFLKHEFGLGDEDLRLCWLPDTFGYSGNLPQILRGCGMDWLQTIKLSWNRVNVFPHRTFHWEGIDGSSVLVHMPPEGDYNSRAAADGLLKGMVQYPERDLGTALLVYGAGDGGGGPGEVHHELLRREGSLRGLPKVEKSPASAFFRALEQRDIPQRHSGELYLEAHQGTYTTIGHTKRHNRIAERKLHEVEALAALAGADVNAELEPLWRDVLLNQFHDILPGSSIERVNREARESYAEVEQELDRIGARLTDDLPRGDAGPSAINLTSFRRHDHVHVDGRWWSADIGPYAAAHLQPVGTFPDLSHTADAISNGLLTVRFDTSGELVSCVDSAGIEHVAGSFNRLAVYGDPYQFPWDAWDIDPGYVDTKPKVLAVTSHRTSIDGPFVIRHHEYRAAKVTVRQRIVLEAGSPIIRFETHAEWHERHRMLRAEFRPHHYGGQALCEIQFGHIARPTTERDAMEKAQFEICAHKWIATVADAGGFALLNDSKYGHRAKNGLISLNLLRAPTFPDQTADRGIHEFTYAFMPFAPGDLAAVVREAYRLNNPLLPADGVVFGSAVSADDPGVVVETVKPAEDGSGVIVRLYESLGLPTQTALRTGIPHARAVETDLIERRLGSADLAQLSFRPFEIKTILLERT; this is encoded by the coding sequence ATGCTCGAGGTGCTGGCGACGTTGCCGGGGCTGGCTGACAAGCACCCCTTCCACGGCCGGCGGCTGCGCGCGATTCGCAGCCGCGTCTACCGCAGAATCGTCGACCTGCGCGCCGAGGTCGTACGCTCGCCCGAGCCGATCCCCTTCGCGGATCTCGACCGTAGCGCTTTCGCTCCGATGCGCGCCGGCGCCCGCTTCGGCCGGCCGCTCGAATGCGCGTGGCTGCACATCACGGGCGACGTGCCGGCGGAGACTGCAGATCCCGTCGTCATGCTCGGCATCCGCGGCGAGGGTCTCGTCTACTCCTCCGACGGAGCGATGCTCGACTCGATCAGCACCGTGTGGACGCAGGGCGATCTGCCGCATAGCGGCGGAAAGTTCCGGCCCGTCCCTCACGCCGACCTGTCGGCGGGCCTGGTCGACCTCTACGCCGACGTCGCGTTCAACGGCTTCCTGTTCCTCGGCGTCGGGCGCGGCGTGTACTTCGGTGCCCACCTCGCCGAGCGCGACGACGACGCCTTCGGGCTCTACTACGACTACCTCGCCCTGTTCGTCCTGGCCGTGTCGACCGATGACTCCCGGCTCGCGGCCGACCTGCACGCCGCGCTCGGCGGGGCGTACTCGCGTTTCGCCGAGGGTGACACTCGAGCCGCCCGCGCGCGTCTTGCGGAGGAGCTCTCGAAGCCGTCCACGAGCGCGTTCACGTACAGCGCCGTCGGGCACGGCCACCTCGACATGGCGTGGGTATGGCCCATCCGCGAGACCAAGCGCAAGGCCGCGCGCACCTTCCTCAAGGCGCTGGACTCCATCGACCGGTACGACGACTTCATCTACGGAACGAGCCAGCCGCAGCAGCTGCAGTGGACGAATGAGCGGCATCCCGAGCTGTTCGAACGGCTGAAGGATGCCGTGAGGAAGGGCCGCATCGAACTGCAGGGCTCGTTCTGGGTCGAACCCGACACGAATCTGCCCAGCGGGGAGTCGCTGATCCGCCAGGCCCTGGTCGGGAGACGATTCCTGAAGCACGAGTTCGGACTCGGCGACGAGGACCTGCGGCTGTGCTGGCTGCCCGACACCTTCGGCTACAGCGGCAACCTCCCGCAGATCCTTCGCGGCTGCGGCATGGACTGGTTGCAGACCATCAAGCTGTCGTGGAACAGGGTCAACGTGTTCCCGCACCGCACGTTCCACTGGGAGGGCATCGACGGGTCTTCGGTGCTCGTCCACATGCCGCCGGAAGGCGACTACAACAGCCGTGCCGCGGCCGACGGCCTGCTCAAGGGGATGGTCCAGTACCCCGAGCGCGATCTGGGGACGGCACTGCTGGTGTACGGCGCCGGCGACGGCGGAGGCGGACCCGGGGAAGTGCACCACGAGCTGCTCCGGCGCGAGGGGTCGCTGCGTGGACTTCCGAAGGTGGAGAAGTCCCCGGCATCCGCGTTCTTCCGCGCTCTCGAGCAGCGCGACATCCCCCAACGGCACTCCGGCGAGCTCTACCTGGAAGCCCATCAGGGTACGTACACCACGATCGGACACACCAAGCGGCACAACCGCATCGCCGAACGCAAGCTGCACGAGGTCGAGGCGCTCGCCGCCCTGGCGGGCGCCGACGTGAACGCCGAGCTCGAGCCGCTGTGGCGCGACGTGCTGCTGAACCAGTTCCACGACATCCTTCCCGGCTCGTCCATCGAGCGCGTCAACCGCGAAGCGCGCGAGTCGTACGCCGAGGTCGAACAGGAGCTCGACCGTATCGGTGCGCGACTGACGGACGACCTGCCCCGCGGCGACGCGGGCCCGTCGGCGATCAACCTCACCTCATTCCGCCGGCACGACCACGTGCACGTCGACGGACGGTGGTGGTCGGCCGACATCGGCCCGTATGCTGCCGCCCACCTGCAGCCGGTCGGCACGTTCCCCGACCTTTCGCACACCGCCGATGCGATCTCGAACGGCCTGCTCACGGTGCGCTTCGACACCAGCGGCGAGCTCGTCTCGTGCGTCGACTCCGCAGGCATCGAGCACGTGGCCGGCTCCTTCAACCGCCTCGCAGTGTACGGAGACCCCTACCAGTTCCCGTGGGACGCGTGGGACATCGACCCTGGCTACGTCGACACGAAGCCGAAGGTGCTCGCGGTCACCTCTCACCGCACGTCGATCGACGGGCCGTTCGTGATCCGCCACCACGAGTACCGCGCGGCGAAGGTGACCGTGCGTCAGCGCATCGTGCTCGAGGCGGGCAGTCCCATCATTCGGTTCGAGACGCACGCCGAGTGGCATGAGAGACACCGCATGCTGCGCGCCGAGTTCCGCCCGCATCACTACGGCGGCCAGGCGCTGTGCGAAATCCAGTTCGGGCATATCGCACGCCCCACGACTGAGCGGGACGCCATGGAGAAGGCGCAGTTCGAGATCTGCGCACACAAGTGGATCGCGACCGTGGCGGATGCCGGAGGCTTCGCCCTTCTCAATGATTCCAAGTACGGGCATCGGGCGAAGAACGGGCTCATCAGCCTCAACCTGCTGCGGGCGCCGACGTTCCCCGACCAGACCGCCGACCGGGGCATCCACGAGTTCACGTACGCGTTCATGCCGTTCGCACCTGGTGATCTGGCCGCCGTCGTGCGCGAGGCCTATCGCCTCAACAATCCGCTGCTGCCCGCCGACGGCGTGGTCTTCGGCAGTGCCGTTTCGGCCGACGACCCGGGGGTGGTGGTCGAGACGGTCAAACCTGCCGAGGACGGCTCGGGCGTGATCGTGCGGCTGTACGAGAGCCTGGGGCTGCCGACCCAGACGGCGCTGCGAACCGGCATCCCGCATGCGCGCGCTGTCGAAACCGACCTCATCGAGCGACGCCTCGGATCGGCGGATCTCGCCCAGCTGAGCTTCCGCCCGTTCGAGATCAAGACGATCCTGCTGGAACGCACATGA
- a CDS encoding MFS transporter gives MSVAATEAKIPSRRTQRISIVVAGFGQNLVLTTVTTFILVYLLQYARLSTEGIAVVTAVITVAKIFDAINDPVMGSLVDMTRTRWGKLRPYILFSALPVAVFSTLLFTVPDVSETGKLVFFAVCYVLWGIAYTACDVPFWGLIGSAFSEPEYRMRVISNVRAFGGIALGLATLGMPWLALLLSSDDQTTGTGWSLAVGVVSVLGMGLFLLAFTNTRERYRPGVQYRLTFRQLFGTLLRNTPLLMVLIGSVLGFGRYIVQVGGAVFVVIAYDSEGAFTLIGAAIIIGMVLASFLTPLLLKRMSAKTLAIGSSVIGAALFAAMFLAGFENIAVLLVFIFLTGMTLGIFLVVQATMIADAVDDIERRTGVRNDGISFSTLTFVSQTMAALAVLVFGTFVVLAGYEAGVTVTPEMQWTVFVSLTLVPAVSCLVSAIPFVFYRLGR, from the coding sequence ATGAGCGTCGCCGCCACCGAAGCGAAGATCCCAAGCCGCCGCACGCAGCGGATCTCGATCGTCGTGGCCGGGTTCGGCCAGAACCTCGTCCTCACGACGGTCACGACGTTCATCCTCGTCTACCTGTTGCAGTACGCCCGACTCAGCACCGAGGGCATCGCGGTCGTGACCGCCGTCATCACGGTCGCGAAGATCTTCGACGCGATCAACGACCCGGTGATGGGCAGCCTGGTCGACATGACCCGCACGCGCTGGGGCAAGCTGCGGCCGTACATTCTCTTCTCCGCCCTGCCGGTCGCGGTGTTCTCGACGTTGCTGTTCACCGTGCCGGACGTGTCCGAGACGGGCAAGCTTGTCTTCTTCGCCGTCTGCTATGTCTTGTGGGGCATCGCCTACACGGCGTGCGACGTGCCGTTCTGGGGGCTCATCGGATCGGCGTTCTCCGAACCCGAGTACCGCATGCGGGTGATCTCCAACGTGCGTGCGTTCGGCGGGATCGCGCTCGGGCTGGCGACGCTCGGGATGCCGTGGCTCGCCCTGCTGCTCAGCTCGGACGACCAGACCACCGGCACCGGATGGTCGCTGGCGGTGGGTGTCGTTTCGGTCCTGGGCATGGGCCTCTTTCTACTGGCGTTCACCAACACACGCGAGCGGTACCGCCCCGGAGTGCAGTATCGCCTCACGTTCCGGCAGCTGTTCGGCACGCTGCTGCGGAACACACCGCTGCTCATGGTGCTGATCGGGTCGGTGCTCGGCTTCGGCCGTTACATCGTGCAGGTCGGCGGCGCGGTGTTCGTCGTGATCGCCTACGACAGCGAGGGGGCGTTCACCCTCATCGGCGCAGCGATCATCATCGGCATGGTGCTGGCATCGTTCCTCACGCCGCTGCTGCTCAAGCGTATGTCGGCGAAGACCCTCGCGATCGGCAGCTCGGTGATCGGCGCGGCGCTGTTTGCGGCGATGTTCCTCGCCGGGTTCGAGAACATCGCCGTGCTGCTGGTGTTCATCTTCCTCACGGGGATGACCCTCGGCATCTTCCTCGTCGTGCAGGCGACGATGATCGCCGACGCCGTGGACGACATCGAGCGCAGAACCGGGGTGCGCAACGACGGCATCTCGTTCTCGACGCTCACCTTCGTGTCCCAGACCATGGCCGCACTGGCGGTGCTCGTCTTCGGCACATTCGTCGTGCTCGCCGGTTACGAGGCCGGCGTGACCGTGACCCCCGAGATGCAGTGGACCGTCTTCGTGTCGCTCACGCTCGTACCCGCCGTCAGCTGCCTGGTGTCGGCGATCCCGTTCGTGTTCTACCGGCTCGGTCGCTGA
- a CDS encoding helix-turn-helix domain-containing protein, with translation MSHQLPDPNRDKYPAWSLSDRLRKAREEAGLEQGELAELAGLSRATISAAENGHRRPAKATIAMWALATGVSRDWLSGVTGTNLDPATALDMMRLTALTAVITASGRPEAAGYEEAEAVLSAVAEREKLVQRSGRWVASSKIDHPEVEAWCLKYRPSTADALAAARKASASQVQP, from the coding sequence ATGTCGCACCAATTGCCGGATCCGAACCGAGACAAGTACCCCGCATGGTCGCTCTCAGACCGTCTCAGGAAGGCGCGCGAGGAAGCCGGGCTCGAGCAGGGAGAGCTCGCAGAACTCGCGGGCCTGTCTCGGGCGACGATCTCCGCGGCGGAGAACGGTCATCGGCGTCCCGCAAAAGCGACGATCGCCATGTGGGCATTGGCCACGGGCGTAAGCCGCGACTGGCTCTCCGGCGTGACTGGTACGAACCTCGACCCCGCAACCGCGCTCGATATGATGCGACTCACCGCACTCACCGCTGTGATCACGGCGAGCGGCCGTCCAGAGGCGGCTGGGTATGAAGAAGCCGAAGCGGTTCTGTCGGCGGTTGCCGAGCGCGAAAAACTCGTTCAGCGGAGCGGCCGCTGGGTGGCCTCCAGCAAGATTGACCATCCGGAAGTTGAAGCCTGGTGCCTGAAGTATCGGCCCTCCACCGCTGACGCTCTGGCCGCCGCGCGCAAAGCCTCGGCGTCTCAGGTCCAGCCATGA